The segment CTCTCTTCTCAGCAAAGCCAAAGTCCACACCACCGGGTTTGGAAGCCAAATCGATAATAACTGAGCTGTGAGGCATCTGTGACAATACCCGATCTGTCACAACCAGTGCCGGAACGGTATTGAAAAGCAGATCCACCGTACCAACCATGCAGGGAAGATCCTCCATCCAAAAAGGCTTTAATCCCATCTCCACTGCCCTGGCCATGTGATCAGCCCGCCTAACTCCCAATGCTACTTGAGCTCCCAAGACATGGAGAGTACGGGCCAGAGTCATTCCCACACGGCCAAGACCCAACACGACACAGGAAGAGCCATGAATCGTGATATTGGTGTGTTGAATGGCCATCATTAATGCGCCTTCCACAGTGGGAATGGAATTATATATGGCCACATCGTCCCGCTTCAACAATTCAACCAAACGAATGCTGCATCGGTCACACATATTTTTTAGATATGATTTCGCCATACCCGTATAGATCACACTGTTTGGAGAAAGCATTCGGATATGTTCTTCTGTCAGAACCATCTTTTTGGTAGTAAAAATACTATCAACGTGACCGTCATCATCTGTTCCCATGATCGGTAAGATCAACATATCCACCGTTTTCAACACATCCAAGCTTAAATCACGGCTGGAAGCCCCGTTGAAAGGGCTTTGCAAATTGTCAAAGCCAAACAGGGTTACCTTGGCATTCAACTCAATACAATGCTTGATTACTTCTAACTGTCGGGCATCCCCACCGAGGAAAGCGACATGTTTTCCTGTCAGCATCCCCCTTACGCCCCCTTTCCCTGGAGAGTCCTTCTCCCATTGGGAACCAGTAATTCCTTGTTGCTCCCTTTTCTCCTGCATCATATGTCACGATATGATAAACGGTTACCCGACAGCTGTTCTCGTTTTTTTACTTGATGAACGGCCCTTTACGGACAGAATCCACCAGTACCATTTCCGGCCCCACTTTTTTTATCTGCTCCCATGTGATTTCCACTTCTCCCTGTTTCCTTCCAAACCGCCTGGGTCCCACCGGAACAGATATTGCTCTGATTTTTCCCGTTTTTTCATCCAATACCAGATCTGCATGACTTGCCGTTCCAATCCGTTCTCCGTTTCGAATATCAATCAGCTCTTTTTCCGCAAATTCACTCCATCTCATAACTATCCCCCCTTCCCTCTACAGGAAATGTATCCCTCAAGGCAGGAGGATATAACCTTGTCTGAACAGGAAAAGACCGATATCCAAAAGTGGGATACCGGTCTGTCCTGAGCCAGTCCCAAACATGAACATACGGGTTCAGGCACGGTGCTTCTTCTCTTTTTCCGTATAATACTGATTAATCACTGCATCGAGTTGTTGGCTGATTGGCAGAACGGCAGAATGGTTTAACCGGGCTTCGTTCCCCGCCACGGCTTGGTACAGCATCCTACGCAACTGTTCTACTTCCTTTTCCAACCGTCTGATATGCGTGGAACTCACCATATTCCCTCCGCTATACTTATTTGCCGGTATGACCGAAGCCACCCCCACCTCTGTTTGTTTGACCCAACTCTTGAACAGAATGGAACCGGACAGTGGCAATTTGTTGAAAGACCATCTGTGCAATCCGTTCTCCCCGACGAAGAAGGAAAGAATCAACACCCAGGTTATGGAGAATCACGGATATTTCACCCCGATAATCCGCATCAATCGTACCCGGTGAATTGAGAAGTGTAATACCGCTTTTCAAAGCCAGGCCACTCCGTGGACGTACCTGTGCTTCCAGTCCTCGTGGCATTTCAATGGCAATCCCTGTAGGAATCAATTTCCATTCCCCCGGTTTCAGGGATATTTCCTCTGTAATTGCTGCCACCAGATCATAACCGCTGGCCCCTTCCGTCATCTGTATGGGTATCGGGAGATCATCGTTTCCTGGTAATTTATGAATTTTCACATCAAATAACAAGTGCGTCCCTCCTGTATGTAGCAGGCAACCGACCCTGAGGTGATATCATTGCCATAGACAACGGTTGAGAAAATACCATTTGAGCCAATTCCAACAGACTTTCACTGGTAATCGCTTCAATGTTAGCCTCTGTCTCTTCCAATGACAGATGCTTGTTCAATAAAAGCTCATTTCTTCCCAGACGACTCATACGGTCATCGGTACTTTCCAAATTCATCATCAGACTGGCCTTCAGTTGCTCCTTACCCTTTGTCAGTTCCTCTTCTGTGATCCCTCGTTGCCGAAGATCATCCAAGTGATACAAAATGATCTCGATGACTTCGTTTTCTTGTCCTGCTGCGGTGCCAGCATATATCGTAAACAAACCATTGTCACGATATGCACTGTGGTAAGAAAAAACAGAGTAGGCCAGTCCACGTTCTTCCCGTACATCTTGGAACAATCGAGAGCTCATATTGCCCCCTATCAAGTTGTTCAGTAAGATAAATGAATAAATCCGGGGGTCACTAGCGGAAAGTCCCGGCAATCCCAAACAGAGATGAACCTGTTCCGTATCCTTCTGTTTTACTATCACTTCCCCCGTATAGCGGGGCGGCTCCTGTGCAATCACTCCTTCACCGACTTGGTGATGGATAAAGCGCTCTTCGATCTCCCTCATATAATTGGCCGGTAATTTACCCGCCATGGTAATAACCAATTGATCCGGTCGGTAATGACGAGCTTGATAATCAAGCAACATGGATCGATCAAAAGAGCAAACATTTTCCACACTTCCCAACACAGGCAGCCCCAGCCCATGCTGTTTCATGGCTGCATAATCCAGCCAATCATGAACGATATCATCCGGGGTATCTTCCACCATCTTGATCTCTTCTGTTACGACTTTTTGTTCCTTTTGAATATCTGCTTCCGCCAATGTAGAGTGAAAATACATGTCAGCCAAAACATCCAGTGCCACAGTTAAATGCCGGTCCAACACCTTTGCATAGTAACAGGTCATTTCCTTTGATGTAAAAGCATTGACATGCCCCCCTATTTCATCAAAGGCCTCGGCCAATTCCCTTGCCGTTCGATGTTTCGTCCCTTTAAACAACATATGCTCCAGGAAATGCGATATCCCATTATTATAATGAGTCTCGTACCGGGAACCGGTACCCACCCAAAGTCCCAGAGAAACAGAATGAACATAAGGAATCGACTCTGCCACAATGCGTACGCCATTAGGTAAAGTATGTTTCTCTATCAAAGTAGTCCCCGTTCCTCCTTCACCCACTATCGATTTTGTAAGTATTTTCCGCGAAGTATCCCCACTATATCAAAACCCCTCTATTGGCTCAACAAGGTCAACCCGTTTTGAAGAGAGAACGTCATTTACCGTTCCCATTTTTATTCCTTTTTGCTTCACCGTGCTTATAATTTGGGGAAGAGCCTTCACGGTTCGATCCGTGGGATGAGTCAAAATGAGAGAACCCTTGGATATCTTATTCCTCACTTGTTGCACCATCCATTCCGGTGAAGAACTGGGCCGCCAATCGACAGTATCCACTGTCCATAGTACGGTTTTCATACCCATTTTTCCCGCTTCTTTCACTACGACGGAATTAAAGTCCCCTGCCGGAGGAGCAAAAAAACGGGATTCCACTCCCGTTGTTTCCCGGATCAAGGCCTCTGTTTTGCTTATTTCCCTTTGGATTCGTTCTTTGGAAATCCGGCTCATTAGTGGATGAGAGTACCCATGGTTGCCCAATTCATGTCCTCTTCGTTTTATTTCCCGAGCCATTTCAGGATGTTTTTTCAACCAGGAACCATCCAGGAAAAACGTGGCGGCCACCCCTTTCTGATCCAAAATCTGAAGCATTTTCGGCAGATATTCGGTTCCCCAAGCCACATTTACCATAAGAGCCGCCATCGGCTTGTTTTCATTTCCCCGGTAAATAGGTAAACTACCGAGATCATCCAAAGTAACCTTGGGCTTCTTCTCTTTCATGATCCAATATGCCGGATTGTTCCTTCCATTTTTCTTAGCCACGCGATAGGTGGATTCTTTATCCACTACCAAACCGTTGTATCCGGGAATTGCTTTCCAAATGCGATCCTCTCTGGCATCAATGGGTTCTTCATTTCGTACCTTAACTCCTTCATCAATGGCATCCTTTAATTCATCTCTTTTAAATACCGGTTCTGTATCTCCACTTTTGACGGAATTGACATAAGCGGTGACTGCCGCGGAATCCAAACCAAACCAAATCAGCGGTAACACAAGTAATAACCAGCTTTTCCGGAGTTTACTCCTCACATTGATCCCTCCTTTGCTGGTATAATTTATGCTCGATCAGCTTTCCCTATACAAGTACAACAGGCAAACAAAAAAAGAGACAGATCGCTCTGACTCTTTTTGTAGCCGATTGTAGATGACGAGACCTTACTCTGTTTTGTTTTGTTCCTGCAACAATACTTTACGGGAAAGATTGATGCGGCCCTGGTTATCAATTTCCGTTACTTTAACCGGTATACTGTCACCCAAATTGACCACATCCGTCACTTTGTTTACACGGTTCAGATCCAACTGGGAAATATGTACCAGGCCTTCTTTTCCAGGGATGATTTCCACAAAGGCTCCGTACTTTTCCACCCGTTTAACAATACCGGTATATGTTTCTCCCACTACGACTTCCCGAACCAAATCTTCGATGATTTTTCTCGCCTTGTCATTTTGGGCGGGATCCGCAGAAGCAATAAAAATACGACCATCCTGTTCGATATCGATTTTCACACCGGTTTCATCAATGATCTTATTGATTACTCGACCACTGGGACCGATTACATCCCGAATCTTGTCCGGGTGAATTTTAATCGTCAAGATCTTCGGAGCATAGGGAGACAAGTCTGATCGGGGCTCACTGATGGCTTGTGTCATATTATCCAGCAACACCAACCGGGCATGGTGGGCCTGTTCCAATGCTTGTTCCAGAATGGAACGATTAATTTCCTGGATTTTAATATCCATCTGCAATGCGGTAACCCCTTTATGGGTGCCGGCTACCTTGAAATCCATGTCACCCAGGTGATCTTCCATCCCTTGAATATCGGTCAGGACCGTCACCTTCTCTCCCTCTTTCACCAACCCCATGGCGATTCCGGCTACTGGAGCCTTAATCGGAACACCGGCATCCATCATGGCAAGAGTTGAAGCACAGATACTGGCTTGTGAGGTGGAACCGTTGGATTCCAACACTTCCGATACCAAACGAATGGTATAGGGAAAATCATCTTCAGAGGGAATGACCGGTTCCAAAGCTCGTTCTCCCAAGGCACCATGTCCGATTTCCCGGCGACCCGGTCCTCGAAGGGGACGTGCTTCTCCTACACTGAAAGGCGGAAAGTTGTAGTGGTGCATAAAACGCTTGGATTCTTCCAGATCAAGCCCATCCAAAATTTGCACATCTCCCAGGGCTCCCAGTGTGCAAATACTGAGCACCTGAGTTTGACCCCTGCGAAACAATCCGGAAC is part of the Kroppenstedtia pulmonis genome and harbors:
- the dpsA gene encoding dipicolinate synthase subunit DpsA — protein: MLTGKHVAFLGGDARQLEVIKHCIELNAKVTLFGFDNLQSPFNGASSRDLSLDVLKTVDMLILPIMGTDDDGHVDSIFTTKKMVLTEEHIRMLSPNSVIYTGMAKSYLKNMCDRCSIRLVELLKRDDVAIYNSIPTVEGALMMAIQHTNITIHGSSCVVLGLGRVGMTLARTLHVLGAQVALGVRRADHMARAVEMGLKPFWMEDLPCMVGTVDLLFNTVPALVVTDRVLSQMPHSSVIIDLASKPGGVDFGFAEKRGIKAMLAPSLPGIVASKTAGRILAQTMTRLMAEEVRIKEEAE
- a CDS encoding YlmC/YmxH family sporulation protein; amino-acid sequence: MRWSEFAEKELIDIRNGERIGTASHADLVLDEKTGKIRAISVPVGPRRFGRKQGEVEITWEQIKKVGPEMVLVDSVRKGPFIK
- a CDS encoding aspartyl-phosphate phosphatase Spo0E family protein → MSSTHIRRLEKEVEQLRRMLYQAVAGNEARLNHSAVLPISQQLDAVINQYYTEKEKKHRA
- the dut gene encoding dUTP diphosphatase, with product MLFDVKIHKLPGNDDLPIPIQMTEGASGYDLVAAITEEISLKPGEWKLIPTGIAIEMPRGLEAQVRPRSGLALKSGITLLNSPGTIDADYRGEISVILHNLGVDSFLLRRGERIAQMVFQQIATVRFHSVQELGQTNRGGGGFGHTGK
- a CDS encoding M16 family metallopeptidase, whose product is MIEKHTLPNGVRIVAESIPYVHSVSLGLWVGTGSRYETHYNNGISHFLEHMLFKGTKHRTARELAEAFDEIGGHVNAFTSKEMTCYYAKVLDRHLTVALDVLADMYFHSTLAEADIQKEQKVVTEEIKMVEDTPDDIVHDWLDYAAMKQHGLGLPVLGSVENVCSFDRSMLLDYQARHYRPDQLVITMAGKLPANYMREIEERFIHHQVGEGVIAQEPPRYTGEVIVKQKDTEQVHLCLGLPGLSASDPRIYSFILLNNLIGGNMSSRLFQDVREERGLAYSVFSYHSAYRDNGLFTIYAGTAAGQENEVIEIILYHLDDLRQRGITEEELTKGKEQLKASLMMNLESTDDRMSRLGRNELLLNKHLSLEETEANIEAITSESLLELAQMVFSQPLSMAMISPQGRLPATYRRDALVI
- a CDS encoding polysaccharide deacetylase family protein, which translates into the protein MRSKLRKSWLLLVLPLIWFGLDSAAVTAYVNSVKSGDTEPVFKRDELKDAIDEGVKVRNEEPIDAREDRIWKAIPGYNGLVVDKESTYRVAKKNGRNNPAYWIMKEKKPKVTLDDLGSLPIYRGNENKPMAALMVNVAWGTEYLPKMLQILDQKGVAATFFLDGSWLKKHPEMAREIKRRGHELGNHGYSHPLMSRISKERIQREISKTEALIRETTGVESRFFAPPAGDFNSVVVKEAGKMGMKTVLWTVDTVDWRPSSSPEWMVQQVRNKISKGSLILTHPTDRTVKALPQIISTVKQKGIKMGTVNDVLSSKRVDLVEPIEGF
- the pnp gene encoding polyribonucleotide nucleotidyltransferase — protein: MEPSVFKSELAGRQLTLEVGKFAKQTNGAVFVRYGDTVVLATATASEEPKDLGFFPLTVNYEERLYAVGKIPGGFIKREGRPSEKAVLASRLIDRPIRPLFPEGFRNEVQVVTTVMSVDQDCSTEIAAMIGASAALSISDIPFSGPIAGVIVGRVDGKLVINPTVEQMEKSDLHLAVAGTKHGVNMVEAGAEEIPEEIMLEAILFGHEEIKRMVSFQEEIIAAVGKEKKEPELHQIAPDLEKAVRDLATKPMAEASQTLEKQARQQAVDQVKESVLEQLADLYPEEEQQDDIEEIIDRILKEEVRRMILDEKKRPDGRSPEEIRPLTSETSILPRTHGSGLFRRGQTQVLSICTLGALGDVQILDGLDLEESKRFMHHYNFPPFSVGEARPLRGPGRREIGHGALGERALEPVIPSEDDFPYTIRLVSEVLESNGSTSQASICASTLAMMDAGVPIKAPVAGIAMGLVKEGEKVTVLTDIQGMEDHLGDMDFKVAGTHKGVTALQMDIKIQEINRSILEQALEQAHHARLVLLDNMTQAISEPRSDLSPYAPKILTIKIHPDKIRDVIGPSGRVINKIIDETGVKIDIEQDGRIFIASADPAQNDKARKIIEDLVREVVVGETYTGIVKRVEKYGAFVEIIPGKEGLVHISQLDLNRVNKVTDVVNLGDSIPVKVTEIDNQGRINLSRKVLLQEQNKTE